One window of the Zea mays cultivar B73 chromosome 3, Zm-B73-REFERENCE-NAM-5.0, whole genome shotgun sequence genome contains the following:
- the LOC100274929 gene encoding uncharacterized protein LOC100274929 precursor has protein sequence MCPLRVILIFLSATVAGFFLIRGLNAEPDQFDADADDSGSPRAPLPLHSKVGSAVKAGFWTMVDMASGRYLWRTLAAQAQPSKSAR, from the exons ATGTGCCCGCTGCGGGTGATCCTCATCTTCCTCTCCGCCACCGTTGCCGGCTTCTTCCTCATCAGGGGCCTCAACGCTGAGCCCGACCAGTtcgacgccgacgccgacgacTCGGGATCCCCCAGGGCACCCCTGCCCCTTCATTCCAAG GTTGGATCGGCCGTGAAAGCAGGGTTCTGGACGATGGTGGACATGGCGAGCGGGCGGTACCTCTGGCGCACCCTCGCTGCCCAAGCCCAGCCTTCCAAGTCGGCGCGGTGA
- the LOC100502155 gene encoding uncharacterized protein LOC100502155, which yields MCTLCAVQRWSRRVATMLPWLVVPLIVIWAATQLLLPAAYRFEVTSPRLACVSVLLLTLFWYEILLPRLSLWRSRRSARLREERRAHALELHKLRKTATRRCRNCSNPYRDQNPGGGKFMCSYCGHVSKRPVLDLNSAGKAPTGWPCAQDCGYWLDLHCSSSNNSSFLGFSWRLLSSFCSTAMRWLLRNIFRFTLSGDGEGLNIDGKRLAKSGENGGKTEESRTNKARRKAEEKRLARLEREMLEEEERKQREEMAKLVEERRKLRDEKAEAEERSKSATPVGEKDARREVEKRCQERKKKEDKGSSKSNSDCEDIDRRLNQEGDRKRDFDRKSDLDRRESYKPRYFDANSHSNKTGESRSRYFGRVTGGFLSSSRGFGGGSFFGRSAQAPAPQVSKVSRSVVPATDQGNAIKRDVQHAATQATDKSATAGETRNAWTNFNRPVSPNVQPHPTGLKKSWHQLFIRSASVAPYPDVTTSAHDMIRKPEPNGAQINNAHTFLSQYPPLDCKPSSSQSMQYPGFPPLNGAPPSNPLFHFSAGHMPFYDDAESTLLEESEQFEDPCYDPDAIALLGPVSESLDNFPPDLDCGFFSSDVAKEPHGWPSPIESPLSRSHTVEEKLTKPSHSSVARGSGGPILPVTSSEQGTWQMWSTPLVQESLGLQGPQSQWFQQNTNQFNHSANLFSSGGRARSPLGTGLNDSDPWLQKAPFQQLPPDTSSLFLSHEMPGKLHNDLAFGSPNKSAREHPFGPPGYLLPKEELVLDGAQEGGGGHVLSPSGAHVGLFSPTSPDVQPLWPFSEKREHRTNRLL from the exons ATGTGTACGCTGTGCGCCGTGCAGCGGTGGTCGCGGCGCGTCGCCACCATGCTCCCGTGGCTCGTCGTCCCGCTCATCGTCATCTGGGCCGCCACTCAGCTGCTCCTCCCGGCCGCCTACCGCTTCGAGGTCACCTCCCCACGCCTCGCCTGCGTCTCCGTCCTCCTCCTCACCCTCTTCTGGTACGAGATCCTCCTCCCGCGCCTCTCCCTCTGGCGCTCCCGCCGCTCCGCGCGCCTCCGCGAGGAGCGCCGGGCCCACGCTCTCGAGCTCCATAAGCTCCGCAAGACTGCAACACGGCGCTGCCGCAACTGCAGCAACCCGTACAGGGACCAGAACCCTGGCGGTGGTAAGTTCATGTGCTCTTACTGCGGTCATGTCTCCAAGCGCCCCGTGCTCGACCTCAATTCAGCCGGGAAGGCCCCTACCGGATGGCCTTGTGCTCAGGATTGTGGATATTGGCTGGACCTGCACTGCTCCTCCAGCAATAACAGCTCCTTCTTGGGATTCTCGTGGCGCTTACTTTCATCCTTTTGCTCGACAGCAATGAGGTGGTTATTAAGGAATATATTCAGATTTACATTGTCAGGGGATGGTGAGGGCTTGAACATAGATGGTAAaaggttggcaaagagtgggGAGAATGGAGGAAAAACCGAGGAGAGCAGGACCAACAAGGCAAGAAGGAAGGCAGAGGAGAAGAGACTGGCAAGGCTGGAGCGAGAAATGCTGGAGGAGGAGGAAAGGAAGCAGCGAGAGGAGATGGCTAAGCTAGTAGAGGAACGGAGGAAGCTGAGGGATGAAAAGGCAGAGGCTGAAGAGCGGTCAAAAAGCGCTACCCCTGTTGGGGAGAAGGATGCTAGGAGGGAGGTAGAGAAGCGGTGTcaggagaggaagaagaaagaggACAAGGGATCAAGTAAAAGCAATTCAGATTGTGAGGACATTGATAGAAGATTGAACCAAGAAGGCGATAGAAAGCGAGACTTTGACAGAAAGAGCGACTTGGACAGGCGTGAGAGTTACAAGCCTCGTTACTTCGATGCTAACAGTCACAGTAATAAAACAGGGGAGAGCAGATCAAGATACTTTGGCCGTGTGACAGgtggcttcttatcttcttcaagaGGGTTTGGTGGCGGTTCCTTCTTTGGCAGAAGTGCTCAGGCCCCTGCTCCTCAAGTTAGCAAGGTTAGTAGATCTGTAGTTCCTGCAACTGACCAGGGTAATGCAATCAAAAGAGATGTCCAGCATGCAGCCACGCAAGCTACAGACAAATCTGCTACAGCTGGAGAAACTAGAAATGCATGGACTAATTTTAATCGACCT gttagtccaaatgtgcagccACACCCTACTGGCCTTAAAAAGTCATGGCATCAGCTTTTTATACGCTCAGCATCAGTGGCCCCTTATCCTGACGTTACAACTTCAGCTCATGATATGATTCGGAAGCCAGAACCAAATGGAGCACAAATAAACAATGCTCATACATTTCTCTCTCAGTATCCTCCTCTGGACTGCAAGCCAAGTTCAAGCCAGTCCATGCAATATCCTGGTTTTCCACCACTTAATGGAGCACCTCCCAGTAACCCACTATTTCATTTTTCTGCTGGACATATGCCCTTCTATGATGATGCAGAATCAACACTACTCGAAGAATCAGAGCAATTTGAGGACCCATGCTATGATCCAGATGCAATTGCATTACTTGGGCCAGTTTCAGAATCTTTAGATAACTTCCCTCCGGACTTAGATTGTGGATTCTTCTCGAGTGATGTTGCTAAAGAACCACATGGGTGGCCTTCACCAATTGAGTCTCCTCTCTCAAGATCCCACACGGTTGAAGAAAAGCTTACCAAGCCCTCGCACTCATCAGTTGCAAGAGGTTCTGGTGGTCCCATTCTGCCTGTGACTAGCAGTGAACAAGGCACATGGCAAATGTGGAGCACGCCATTGGTTCAGGAAAGTTTAGGTTTGCAAGGTCCTCAGAGTCAGTGGTTTCAACAAAACACAAATCAATTTAACCATAGTGCTAACCTTTTCAGTAGTGGAGGCAGGGCAAGAAGTCCCCTGGGTACTGGTTTGAATGACAGTGATCCATGGCTTCAGAAAGCACCTTTCCAACAATTGCCACCTGATACATCAAGCCTGTTCCTTTCACATGAAATGCCAGGAAAATTGCACAATGACTTGGCTTTCGGGTCTCCAAACAAATCAGCCCGCGAACACCCCTTTGGGCCACCTGGTTATTTGTTGCCTAA GGAGGAACTGGTGCTGGATGGAGCTCAGGAAGGCGGCGGCGGGCATGTTCTGTCGCCGTCCGGTGCACATGTTGGCTTGTTTTCTCCAACAAGTCCTGATGTGCAGCCACTGTGGCCATTCAGTGAAAAAAGAGAGCATAGAACGAACAGACTTTTGTAA
- the LOC100502155 gene encoding uncharacterized protein isoform X1: MCTLCAVQRWSRRVATMLPWLVVPLIVIWAATQLLLPAAYRFEVTSPRLACVSVLLLTLFWYEILLPRLSLWRSRRSARLREERRAHALELHKLRKTATRRCRNCSNPYRDQNPGGGKFMCSYCGHVSKRPVLDLNSAGKAPTGWPCAQDCGYWLDLHCSSSNNSSFLGFSWRLLSSFCSTAMRWLLRNIFRFTLSGDGEGLNIDGKRLAKSGENGGKTEESRTNKARRKAEEKRLARLEREMLEEEERKQREEMAKLVEERRKLRDEKAEAEERSKSATPVGEKDARREVEKRCQERKKKEDKGSSKSNSDCEDIDRRLNQEGDRKRDFDRKSDLDRRESYKPRYFDANSHSNKTGESRSRYFGRVTGGFLSSSRGFGGGSFFGRSAQAPAPQVSKVSRSVVPATDQGNAIKRDVQHAATQATDKSATAGETRNAWTNFNRPVSPNVQPHPTGLKKSWHQLFIRSASVAPYPDVTTSAHDMIRKPEPNGAQINNAHTFLSQYPPLDCKPSSSQSMQYPGFPPLNGAPPSNPLFHFSAGHMPFYDDAESTLLEESEQFEDPCYDPDAIALLGPVSESLDNFPPDLDCGFFSSDVAKEPHGWPSPIESPLSRSHTVEEKLTKPSHSSVARGSGGPILPVTSSEQGTWQMWSTPLVQESLGLQGPQSQWFQQNTNQFNHSANLFSSGGRARSPLGTGLNDSDPWLQKAPFQQLPPDTSSLFLSHEMPGKLHNDLAFGSPNKSAREHPFGPPGYLLPKSRHHPASCLAPEAFGST; this comes from the exons ATGTGTACGCTGTGCGCCGTGCAGCGGTGGTCGCGGCGCGTCGCCACCATGCTCCCGTGGCTCGTCGTCCCGCTCATCGTCATCTGGGCCGCCACTCAGCTGCTCCTCCCGGCCGCCTACCGCTTCGAGGTCACCTCCCCACGCCTCGCCTGCGTCTCCGTCCTCCTCCTCACCCTCTTCTGGTACGAGATCCTCCTCCCGCGCCTCTCCCTCTGGCGCTCCCGCCGCTCCGCGCGCCTCCGCGAGGAGCGCCGGGCCCACGCTCTCGAGCTCCATAAGCTCCGCAAGACTGCAACACGGCGCTGCCGCAACTGCAGCAACCCGTACAGGGACCAGAACCCTGGCGGTGGTAAGTTCATGTGCTCTTACTGCGGTCATGTCTCCAAGCGCCCCGTGCTCGACCTCAATTCAGCCGGGAAGGCCCCTACCGGATGGCCTTGTGCTCAGGATTGTGGATATTGGCTGGACCTGCACTGCTCCTCCAGCAATAACAGCTCCTTCTTGGGATTCTCGTGGCGCTTACTTTCATCCTTTTGCTCGACAGCAATGAGGTGGTTATTAAGGAATATATTCAGATTTACATTGTCAGGGGATGGTGAGGGCTTGAACATAGATGGTAAaaggttggcaaagagtgggGAGAATGGAGGAAAAACCGAGGAGAGCAGGACCAACAAGGCAAGAAGGAAGGCAGAGGAGAAGAGACTGGCAAGGCTGGAGCGAGAAATGCTGGAGGAGGAGGAAAGGAAGCAGCGAGAGGAGATGGCTAAGCTAGTAGAGGAACGGAGGAAGCTGAGGGATGAAAAGGCAGAGGCTGAAGAGCGGTCAAAAAGCGCTACCCCTGTTGGGGAGAAGGATGCTAGGAGGGAGGTAGAGAAGCGGTGTcaggagaggaagaagaaagaggACAAGGGATCAAGTAAAAGCAATTCAGATTGTGAGGACATTGATAGAAGATTGAACCAAGAAGGCGATAGAAAGCGAGACTTTGACAGAAAGAGCGACTTGGACAGGCGTGAGAGTTACAAGCCTCGTTACTTCGATGCTAACAGTCACAGTAATAAAACAGGGGAGAGCAGATCAAGATACTTTGGCCGTGTGACAGgtggcttcttatcttcttcaagaGGGTTTGGTGGCGGTTCCTTCTTTGGCAGAAGTGCTCAGGCCCCTGCTCCTCAAGTTAGCAAGGTTAGTAGATCTGTAGTTCCTGCAACTGACCAGGGTAATGCAATCAAAAGAGATGTCCAGCATGCAGCCACGCAAGCTACAGACAAATCTGCTACAGCTGGAGAAACTAGAAATGCATGGACTAATTTTAATCGACCT gttagtccaaatgtgcagccACACCCTACTGGCCTTAAAAAGTCATGGCATCAGCTTTTTATACGCTCAGCATCAGTGGCCCCTTATCCTGACGTTACAACTTCAGCTCATGATATGATTCGGAAGCCAGAACCAAATGGAGCACAAATAAACAATGCTCATACATTTCTCTCTCAGTATCCTCCTCTGGACTGCAAGCCAAGTTCAAGCCAGTCCATGCAATATCCTGGTTTTCCACCACTTAATGGAGCACCTCCCAGTAACCCACTATTTCATTTTTCTGCTGGACATATGCCCTTCTATGATGATGCAGAATCAACACTACTCGAAGAATCAGAGCAATTTGAGGACCCATGCTATGATCCAGATGCAATTGCATTACTTGGGCCAGTTTCAGAATCTTTAGATAACTTCCCTCCGGACTTAGATTGTGGATTCTTCTCGAGTGATGTTGCTAAAGAACCACATGGGTGGCCTTCACCAATTGAGTCTCCTCTCTCAAGATCCCACACGGTTGAAGAAAAGCTTACCAAGCCCTCGCACTCATCAGTTGCAAGAGGTTCTGGTGGTCCCATTCTGCCTGTGACTAGCAGTGAACAAGGCACATGGCAAATGTGGAGCACGCCATTGGTTCAGGAAAGTTTAGGTTTGCAAGGTCCTCAGAGTCAGTGGTTTCAACAAAACACAAATCAATTTAACCATAGTGCTAACCTTTTCAGTAGTGGAGGCAGGGCAAGAAGTCCCCTGGGTACTGGTTTGAATGACAGTGATCCATGGCTTCAGAAAGCACCTTTCCAACAATTGCCACCTGATACATCAAGCCTGTTCCTTTCACATGAAATGCCAGGAAAATTGCACAATGACTTGGCTTTCGGGTCTCCAAACAAATCAGCCCGCGAACACCCCTTTGGGCCACCTGGTTATTTGTTGCCTAA GTCTAGACATCACCCTGCTTCCTGCCTAGCACCTGAAGCATTTGGGAGCACTTAA